Proteins encoded in a region of the Mucilaginibacter sabulilitoris genome:
- a CDS encoding thiamine phosphate synthase has translation MKKYVSKFHYLTQDLPGQSHVQQVQTACGAGANWVQYRCMTKPEDELIDEINEIAEICDEWGATLIITNHYDLLHRVDAQGVHIEDFDADFVTIRKAIGEDKTLGASATNPDDLLKTQALGVVDYCGYGPFAHTDTKPNDYTLLGFEGYRKLEKLPVDIPVIAVGGIQLQDVEHLLQTGVYGIAVSGAVNLSADPAGMLKEFYRKIY, from the coding sequence ATGAAAAAATACGTTTCCAAATTTCATTACTTAACGCAGGACCTTCCCGGGCAAAGCCACGTTCAGCAAGTGCAAACAGCCTGCGGCGCGGGAGCCAACTGGGTGCAATACCGCTGCATGACCAAGCCCGAAGACGAGCTGATTGATGAAATAAACGAAATAGCCGAGATCTGCGATGAGTGGGGCGCCACACTCATCATCACCAACCACTATGACTTACTCCATCGTGTGGACGCGCAGGGGGTACATATTGAAGATTTCGACGCCGATTTTGTAACCATCCGCAAAGCCATTGGCGAGGATAAAACCCTGGGCGCATCAGCCACTAATCCCGACGACCTGCTCAAGACACAAGCCCTCGGCGTGGTTGATTATTGCGGATACGGCCCTTTTGCCCATACGGATACCAAACCAAATGATTATACGCTGCTTGGGTTTGAGGGATATCGCAAATTGGAAAAATTGCCTGTTGATATACCGGTAATCGCCGTAGGCGGAATACAGTTGCAGGATGTGGAGCATTTGCTGCAAACAGGCGTTTACGGAATAGCAGTATCAGGTGCGGTTAATTTATCGGCCGACCCGGCAGGGATGCTGAAGGAGTTTTACAGGAAAATATATTAA
- a CDS encoding thiamine pyrophosphokinase, with the protein MSSHHIVREKQEPALLVLGMDNFSEELLGQLLEWSPTVITTPHTAEKLDSFGIKIDWVITNKEEAVSQSDVKLLPAGDDTMTAAALKYLIANHYPAVNVVTDELQPDDFMLYADKINLVVFYHHQKIYAVNSGFSKWKPAGETIKLLFTPVGLNYTGMEQTGAGEYKTTNDGFFTLQFNQPFVLIAEEVD; encoded by the coding sequence ATGTCTTCTCACCATATTGTACGCGAAAAGCAGGAGCCGGCTTTGCTGGTGCTGGGGATGGATAATTTTTCGGAGGAGTTACTGGGCCAATTGCTGGAGTGGAGCCCTACGGTGATCACTACCCCGCATACTGCCGAAAAGCTTGATTCTTTTGGTATTAAGATAGATTGGGTAATTACCAACAAAGAGGAAGCGGTTTCGCAGTCGGATGTTAAACTGTTGCCTGCCGGCGATGACACAATGACAGCAGCAGCGTTAAAATATCTGATAGCCAACCATTACCCGGCAGTAAACGTAGTAACAGATGAGTTACAGCCGGACGATTTTATGCTTTATGCCGATAAAATTAACCTGGTTGTATTTTACCATCACCAGAAAATTTACGCGGTAAATTCAGGTTTCAGCAAGTGGAAACCTGCAGGAGAGACGATAAAGCTGTTATTTACACCTGTCGGACTAAATTACACAGGCATGGAACAAACCGGAGCAGGCGAGTACAAAACCACTAACGACGGTTTTTTTACCCTGCAGTTTAATCAGCCGTTTGTTTTGATTGCCGAAGAAGTTGACTAA
- a CDS encoding DUF6515 family protein, with protein MKRTYKNLFSLALGTLMSLSLAFTATAQHRGGGGGGGGGGARSSGGGGGGGGGAVRSSGGSFSRPSSPSPSSYSRPSFGSGTRSAVAAPQRTYGSGTRSNVTAAPQRTYGTGSRSNIAVAPNGNRVATGSGTRAYGYGSRGYASVDRRAYNGGRGTYYRGANGYGNRVYNRNSYRYGGRGGYFGNHYWYPYRNYYNSYYYPRLGFSIGFLPYGYYPFYWGDYQYFYSDGLYYRQYNDQYTVVEPPIGAEIKQLPSDAQSIMINGEQYYESNGVYYQPITKDDGTSTYVIAGKDGELNTDQGDGGYDQAPQIGDVVGQLPQDSRKIKINGEKLYISPDGYYYQETTDNNGNKAYKIVGTPSDDEQGNQQDQDQQ; from the coding sequence ATGAAACGGACATATAAAAATTTATTTTCACTCGCTTTAGGTACTCTGATGAGTTTGTCTTTAGCTTTTACTGCTACCGCACAGCATAGAGGTGGTGGCGGAGGCGGCGGTGGTGGCGGCGCAAGGTCATCCGGTGGTGGTGGCGGCGGCGGCGGTGGCGCTGTAAGGTCATCTGGTGGTAGTTTTTCAAGGCCATCAAGTCCTTCTCCTTCTTCATATTCACGCCCATCTTTCGGAAGTGGTACCCGTTCTGCTGTAGCTGCTCCGCAGCGTACTTATGGCAGCGGTACCCGCAGTAATGTAACCGCAGCACCACAACGTACCTATGGTACCGGAAGCCGCAGCAATATAGCTGTAGCACCTAATGGCAACCGTGTTGCAACCGGAAGCGGAACACGTGCTTACGGATACGGATCACGTGGTTATGCCAGTGTTGACAGGCGTGCCTACAATGGTGGCCGTGGTACTTATTACAGAGGTGCAAACGGATATGGAAATCGTGTTTACAACCGTAACAGCTATCGTTATGGTGGACGCGGCGGTTACTTTGGCAACCACTACTGGTATCCGTATCGTAACTACTATAATTCATATTATTATCCAAGGCTTGGCTTTAGCATAGGATTTTTACCTTACGGGTATTATCCATTTTACTGGGGCGATTATCAGTACTTCTACAGCGATGGTTTATACTATCGTCAGTATAATGACCAATACACTGTGGTTGAACCGCCAATTGGCGCTGAGATCAAACAATTGCCATCAGATGCGCAATCTATCATGATCAACGGTGAGCAATATTATGAATCAAATGGTGTTTACTACCAGCCAATCACCAAAGATGATGGTACATCAACCTATGTTATTGCAGGTAAAGATGGCGAGTTAAATACCGACCAGGGAGATGGTGGATATGACCAGGCCCCTCAAATAGGCGACGTAGTTGGCCAGCTACCCCAGGATAGCCGTAAAATAAAAATCAACGGAGAAAAGCTTTACATATCTCCCGATGGTTATTATTATCAGGAAACTACTGACAACAATGGTAACAAAGCCTACAAAATTGTTGGCACTCCATCTGATGACGAACAAGGTAATCAGCAGGATCAGGACCAGCAATAA
- a CDS encoding GDSL-type esterase/lipase family protein — MKYIAGSFFALLLHISFSTIAATPKETLKLYKANNAYIQYVGRIDFSNPLKPRMWSPGVYIKARFIGKKCELLINDEVLDGKNHNYLEIAIDNNAPYRMQTTGKTNVITVGEGLSDGEHTILICKDTESQIGYIDFAGIKCQKLLPPPEQPTRKIEYIGDSITSGLGMDQSVTPCGKGEWYDQHNAYMAYGARTSRNVNAQWQLTSVSGIGMVHSCCNMDITMPDVFDKVYLHHDSLTWDFKRYQPDVVTICLGQNDGMQDSVLYRTVYSRFIKTVRQKYPDADIVCLSSPMADESLNAGLQRLLTAITTDANAKGDKKVYKYFFSRRYFQGCGSHPDMKEHEFIADELTTYLKQLKGW, encoded by the coding sequence ATGAAATATATAGCCGGTTCGTTTTTTGCCCTACTACTGCATATATCATTCAGCACCATTGCGGCAACCCCAAAGGAAACACTTAAATTGTATAAGGCCAATAACGCATATATACAATATGTTGGCCGGATTGACTTTTCAAACCCGCTAAAACCCCGCATGTGGTCGCCGGGGGTATATATAAAAGCCCGTTTTATCGGTAAAAAATGTGAGTTGCTTATTAATGATGAGGTACTGGACGGCAAAAACCATAATTACCTGGAGATAGCGATTGATAATAACGCACCCTACCGCATGCAAACTACGGGTAAAACCAATGTGATCACGGTAGGCGAGGGGCTTTCAGATGGAGAGCATACCATTCTTATTTGTAAGGATACCGAGTCGCAGATAGGCTATATTGATTTTGCAGGTATAAAATGTCAGAAACTTCTACCACCACCCGAGCAACCCACACGGAAGATTGAATACATTGGCGATTCTATTACAAGTGGCCTCGGAATGGATCAGTCAGTTACCCCTTGTGGTAAAGGGGAGTGGTATGATCAGCATAATGCTTATATGGCCTACGGAGCGCGTACTTCGCGCAACGTAAACGCCCAATGGCAGCTTACTTCGGTATCGGGTATTGGGATGGTGCACAGTTGCTGTAATATGGATATAACCATGCCCGACGTATTTGATAAGGTTTACCTGCACCATGACTCACTAACCTGGGATTTTAAGCGGTACCAGCCCGATGTAGTTACCATATGTCTTGGCCAGAATGATGGGATGCAGGATTCTGTATTATACCGTACCGTTTATAGTCGGTTTATTAAAACAGTTCGCCAAAAATACCCGGATGCTGATATTGTTTGCTTAAGCAGCCCCATGGCCGATGAAAGTCTGAACGCCGGCCTGCAGCGCCTGCTTACAGCAATTACTACCGATGCCAATGCCAAGGGCGATAAAAAAGTATATAAATATTTTTTCTCCCGCAGGTATTTTCAGGGTTGCGGTAGCCATCCCGATATGAAAGAACATGAGTTTATAGCCGATGAACTCACAACCTACCTGAAACAACTCAAAGGCTGGTAG
- a CDS encoding four-helix bundle copper-binding protein translates to MENHNHQQLIEKLLNCVSACEHCATACLHEDDVQMMTRCISLDRDCADICAQATRLLQRDSEIGHQYLLLCEEICRLCAEECGKHQHDHCQQCAEACRVCADACHQHHQPITQG, encoded by the coding sequence ATGGAAAATCATAATCACCAGCAATTAATTGAGAAATTACTGAATTGCGTATCAGCCTGCGAACACTGTGCAACCGCCTGCCTGCACGAAGATGATGTACAAATGATGACCCGCTGCATCAGTTTGGACAGGGATTGTGCCGATATATGCGCTCAGGCAACCCGCCTGCTTCAGCGCGATTCGGAAATAGGGCATCAGTATTTATTGCTGTGCGAAGAAATTTGCAGGCTTTGCGCCGAGGAATGCGGAAAGCACCAGCACGACCATTGCCAGCAATGTGCCGAAGCCTGCCGTGTATGCGCCGATGCCTGCCACCAGCATCACCAGCCCATTACACAGGGTTGA
- a CDS encoding DUF4407 domain-containing protein: MKKVTRFFWFCSGAHIDTLKKYPIEHNKYVGIGATIFFTALFASLSGGYAMYFVFNGDAFAVGFAILFGILWGTAIFNMDRYIVSSINKDGTTNQQILQASPRILLAIMIGVVISRPLELKIFDKEIRQKLKTAYLKGQHRKIDTLERTYQQKYAMEMGKNNDLKQEKDSLERDINRSRYQLNQEVFGDKTNQTSGITGYGTYAKQKQSVLEEKENRLKEVTQNLGQMDSYLAARKDYEGLNSTRLFSEHQLDSLTNIAGFSDRNWALGQLTYNENGSRDLDTYLAISFIGYLFILFECLPVFVKLMSPKGPYDVAISRISEANIHFAERDKERDIAVTDNIYDHSVGTDIERRKKIITSQSDYDFERHSYE; the protein is encoded by the coding sequence ATGAAAAAAGTTACACGCTTTTTCTGGTTTTGTTCAGGAGCGCATATTGATACCCTAAAGAAATATCCTATTGAGCATAATAAATATGTAGGCATTGGCGCTACCATATTTTTTACGGCGCTGTTTGCCTCGCTCTCCGGCGGCTATGCCATGTATTTTGTTTTTAACGGCGACGCGTTTGCAGTAGGGTTTGCCATTTTATTTGGTATACTTTGGGGTACTGCCATTTTTAACATGGACAGGTACATTGTATCAAGCATTAATAAAGATGGTACCACTAATCAGCAAATATTGCAGGCATCGCCGCGTATTTTACTGGCTATTATGATTGGGGTAGTTATTTCGCGCCCGCTTGAACTTAAGATATTTGATAAGGAGATACGCCAGAAACTTAAAACCGCCTACCTGAAAGGGCAGCACCGCAAAATTGATACGCTCGAAAGAACCTATCAGCAAAAATACGCGATGGAGATGGGCAAAAATAACGACCTGAAACAAGAAAAAGACTCGCTGGAACGTGACATCAACCGTTCGCGCTACCAGCTTAACCAGGAAGTTTTTGGCGATAAAACCAACCAGACCTCGGGTATTACCGGCTATGGCACCTATGCCAAGCAAAAGCAGTCGGTACTGGAAGAGAAGGAGAACCGGCTTAAGGAGGTGACCCAGAATTTAGGACAGATGGATAGTTACCTCGCCGCCCGAAAGGATTACGAGGGGCTTAACAGCACCCGTTTATTTTCGGAACATCAGCTGGATAGTTTAACCAACATAGCCGGTTTTAGCGACCGTAACTGGGCGCTGGGGCAGCTAACCTATAATGAAAATGGCTCGCGCGATCTGGATACTTATCTGGCTATTTCCTTTATCGGCTACCTGTTTATATTATTTGAGTGCTTGCCGGTGTTTGTAAAGCTGATGTCGCCCAAGGGGCCATATGATGTGGCCATATCCAGAATATCAGAAGCCAACATCCATTTTGCCGAACGTGATAAGGAGCGCGACATTGCCGTTACTGATAATATTTATGACCACTCTGTAGGTACTGATATTGAACGGCGAAAGAAAATCATCACCTCGCAATCTGACTATGATTTTGAGCGGCATAGTTATGAGTAA
- a CDS encoding rhodanese-like domain-containing protein, whose translation MNEITVQELKEKLDKGEDFQLIDVREDFEYETSNLGGQLIPLGGILIEADKISKDKPVVVMCRSGKRSAAAIMQLQQLGYTNLSNLQGGILAWAAEVDPTLNVY comes from the coding sequence ATGAACGAGATAACCGTACAGGAACTAAAAGAAAAACTGGATAAAGGCGAAGATTTTCAGCTGATTGACGTTAGGGAAGATTTTGAGTATGAAACATCTAATCTGGGCGGTCAGTTAATACCGCTTGGCGGCATTTTAATTGAAGCCGATAAAATAAGTAAAGATAAACCTGTAGTAGTAATGTGCCGCAGCGGTAAACGCAGTGCAGCAGCCATTATGCAGCTGCAGCAATTAGGCTATACTAACCTTAGCAACCTGCAGGGTGGTATCCTGGCCTGGGCTGCCGAAGTTGATCCCACACTTAATGTATATTAA
- a CDS encoding DUF6358 family protein: MGFKLVLNVLYTIGIVLCLFVAYRAGEAKNFTVVGIAALVAAIVIILKIRLLKDVRNSQKKL, from the coding sequence ATGGGTTTTAAGTTAGTGCTCAATGTGTTGTATACTATAGGTATAGTATTATGCCTTTTTGTTGCATACAGGGCCGGTGAAGCAAAAAACTTCACTGTGGTGGGTATTGCCGCATTGGTTGCAGCCATTGTTATTATATTAAAAATAAGACTGTTAAAAGACGTAAGGAACTCGCAGAAAAAGCTGTAA